TCCATTTAGCCATAACTTTCAAGTTATTTTCAAAGGTTACGTTTACGATGATCGATTTCCCTTCCTCAATGAAATTTACTTGTCTTACTCCCATCAGAAGTGGATGATAGCCTCCATTTTCTACCTTTACAATTTTCCCTAACTTATGCTCGATCCAAACCGTCTTGTTATTCTTTTTATTTTTAAGAATAATTTTATTTGCTTGTGTTTTCTCATAAATGCAATGCTTCAACTCATTTTCTAATTGAATCACAAATATATGCCATTCTTTTTCCCCTTCATTTTTTAAATGTTTTGTTATCACAGCAGCATTCTTGAGTGAGGCCGAAAAAAGCAAACATATAATTGATAGTAAAAATAATGCGAGCAAGCATTCTATTAACGTAAATCCTAAAAAATTATTTTTCAGATCACTCTTTCTTGATTGTAACACTCTCTTTTCCATCTATAATCTCCACCTCAATCAACTTGTTCCCGACTTTATTGAAACGTAATTGATAACTTCTATGATCTAAGTATCTTTCTTGAATCAAAGGTCCGCCATGATTTTCATAGTATTTCATCTCTTCATATAAGACCCTGTAAAGCACTAATTGATCTGATGATTGTTTATTCTTTTTTAATAAGAATGTATTTAATGAAATATAACTTCCAATCACTACACAAATCAGACTTAACGCAATAAGACTTTCAAACAAAATATACCCTTTATAATGATTTGATTTTTTTAACATAGCGACCACTCCCCAATTGAAATTGGAATTCGATCAATTGATTTTTTTCTGCCCATAAAAATGAAAATTTTGATAATTTCCCGTTATTTCCAGAACCGTTCTTGAAGGTAATCTTATCTGGCCCAACAGCCTTTAGTCTGGTTGGGATCTCCACTAATTTTTCCTCCATTGCGTTAGTATTTTTAGGAATCAAAAAATTAAACTGCTGGCTATGTTCGTAAAATATAACTTGTGTATCCATTGTATTTACAACAGCCATTTGCTGAGTAAACAAGATTTTTTTTTCAAAAGAAGATAAAAAATGTTCAACTTCTAACATATGTTGCCAGTTTCTTATCGAAAGTGTTGGCAACATTATAAAAATCGAACATATGAATACAACGAATAAAGATTCGATTAAAGTAAAACCTTTCATATTATTCATTATCATTTCTTGCTTTCTTGATATTTGTCATATTGTTCTTGTGTAATGTACTCTTCTTTCAGCAATTGATCGACTGTAGGAGTTTGATTTTTTTCTAAAATATACAGATCTATTTGTGTTTCGACTATTTTAACGATCGCATCGTTTCCTTTTTTATCAACGCCTTCTTTATGTTTTGAAAGGTTTGGAACAAATAATAGAATCAAAACAGAAATTATCAGAAGTACGACGAGCATTTCTAGTAAAGTAAACCCATTGTAATTGAGTCGTTGCTTTTTCTTTTTCACAAAAATTCCTCCATTCCACCATAAATTGGTAATAGCATTGCAGCATAAATACTCACAACCAATAATGCAACAACTAAGAAAATAATTGGTTGAATCCATTGAATCATTTTTTCCATTCGCTTAAAAAAACGTTGCCAGCAGAGTTCACTATACAAAATCAGCTCTTTCCCTAAGTTTCCTTTGACTTGCCCTTGTTGAATAATCAAAGACAGCTCTGGGGAAAAGAAAGAAAAATTGGGTAATTGTTCGTAAAATGTTTGCCCTGATATCGATTGCTCCTCAATCATTTTCGCTAATTCGCTCATTAGTGATTGTTGACCTGTTGTTTGCATCAATTGAATAATCATTTTGATTTCCAAACCTTGAGAAAATAATTTTCCCCATTCAAGTGCAAAAAAAGCTGAATTGTATTCTTTATAAAAATTCCCTAAAAAAGGTACCTTAGCAACAAACATAGCTCTTTGCAAAAAAGTTTTTTTACTCAAATAAAAGCGAAACGCAACCGTTGATATTGCTAAACTGAATAAAAAAGTCAGGATATAATAAGGACTTTGCTGAATAAATCGAATCCCTAGATTATCTGTTTGAATCATTCCATTTGTCATCAATTGAGGCAAGAGAATTTGACGAATACTAATCAAAACAACTGTCAAAAAAAGTAATAATAGTACAGGATAACTGATTACTTTATAGAAACTTTGCTGTTGCTTATCCACAATTTTCATGTGTTCTTTGATTTTATTTAGTGTCCCAGCTATATCTCCATGCGCTTGAGCAAACTCAATTTGGGTAATGATCGTTGTCTTAAACCCAATCTGTGCTAACCCATTATGGAGAGACTCTCCTCCTTCCATAATGGCAATCAAATAGTCGATTGTTATTTTTGAAATTGATCGCGATTTCTTCATAAAGATCAAACTTTCTTGAACTGTAAATCCATTACTTAATAAGTCTGCCAGTAATTGAATCAACAATGGTTGCTGTTGTTTAGATAGTTTAATGCTCTTTTTCTTCCTCAAATGTTTGATTGTCGATAAATCCATATGCCCAAACCTTTCTTAAATCTTTCGACCACTTAGATGTCATTTTATTAGAAAATATAAAATCTATCAGCAGCCCGCTGATTTCTTCTTTCTTAGTCGACTGAAATGGTAACAATCTTTGATAGATGATCCCAGATACACATTCAATCATTTCTCTTTGTTGAACCCCTAATTCAGCTAACCGTTCATACACTCCAGTAATACTTCTTGCATGGATCGTCGCAAATACCGTATGCCCAGTAAGTGCTGCTCTGATTGCTGCTTGCGCTGTGAGACCATCTCGAATTTCTCCAATAATCAAAATATCAGGACGATGACGTAAGCAAGCCTTGATCAACACATCATAAGTTAAATCAATTTTAGTGTTAGTCTGTAATTGTAAAAAGGTCTCTTCTTCGATTTCGACTGGATCTTCTATTGTGATCACTTGCTGAAATTGATCTGTTTCTTTCGCTAGTTTATACATCAACGTTGTTTTACCAGATCCCACCGGTCCACAAAATAAATGTAATCCGCGGCGTCTGATATACCTTCTAACAATCGTTAATTGCTGCGGCAAAAAATAATTCTCTTGACTGTTTCCAAAAACATGCAAAAAGCGAATAACTAAGCTCTCCCTTTGTCTAAAATCACCAACTGTTGACAATCTTAATCGTATTTCCTTTTGATTGATTGCGTACGTCGCAGCTCCAACCTGTGCTTTCCTTCTTTCACCAACGTCCATGCTCCCCATAAATTTAAAATGAAAAATTAATTTTTCTCCTTCATGTTCATTTAACTCTTTATAAATAATTCGACTTTTCCCTTTCCTCGCAAAAACTTGGATTTTATTCTCAATAGGTAAAACATAGATATCTTGTATGCACTCTGCTACACCCCATTCAATTAATTTCAGTGAAAACTCTTTAATATCCATTTTTTCCCCTCCTTATAGTAATATACGCAACTAAATAAAAAATTATTGAAAAAAACCTAGAACAAAACTTTTTAAGTTTTGTCCTAGGTTTGCTTATGAAATAAAGAGTTAATTATTTATTTAATCAAGTATATTTTCAAATTCCTATTCTGCATTTGACTTATATTAGCTTATTATTTATTGAAAATTACTTATTTAGTAGTGAAAACAAGGAAATGAACCTCATTTATTTCCACTTATTTTTAACTTTTACAGTAAAAAATAAAGCTGTAAATGTTGAAATATCAACACTTACAGCTTTACCAAGAGTTCTGATGCACTATCTTCCCCAAAATAGTTTATCGTTTTGATATACCTATTATACTAAAAAATTGACCGGAATAACTTTCAGAAATTGTTAATTTTATTAAAATTTTTGAGAAAAAGGAGCTCCTGCTTAAAAGGGTTAGGCAGGAGCACTGCTTTATCTAGTGACAAAGACTTAGATCAAAACCATTATACCAAATTATTCTTGATAGTTTTCTCAATCTCTTAGTCCGAAGTGATAAATTTTTGACAAAAAATAAACCTTATCAGATTTTTGACTCGTTCATTTTTTTGTTGAGCAGATAAACTGGGATTCCCAATAATGTCACCCCAATACCAATACTGGCTAATAGTGTTTGTGTGAATAATGTCGTGATCAAAATGAACAGGCCTCCAACAATTGCTATAATAGGGATTACTGGATAAAAAGGTACTTTGTAAGGGCGACTCAGTTCTGGTTCTTTTTTTCTCAAAATCAATACTCCCAAAAAAATCAACAGACTAAATAGCCACATAACAAAAACTAACATATCTGTTAACAAATCAAAACTCCCCACAAACATCATGATCGCAGCGATGCTAAATTGAAAAATTCCCGACACATAAGGAACAACATACTTTTTAGATAGTTTCTGGAACTGCTGACTAAAAGGAATCATTTCTTCCAAAGCTAATGCATAAGGAACTCTAATCCCCGTCATCGTGTAACCATTTAGAGCACCATAAACAGAAATCAATATCCCAATGGTTACTAACTTACCACCCATTGAACCAAATATTTGATTGGAAGCTTCTGAAGCTGCATTCAAATTTCCCGAAAGTTGCTCGATTGGCAATGTTTTAAGGAAAACAAAATTGATTAAAACATAAACAATCGTAATAAATGTCAATCCAAAAAATATTGCCTTAGGCAAATCTTTTTCTGGCTGCTTCATTTCACCAGCTACAGCACCAACACCTAACCACCCATCATAAGCAAACATGGTTGCCAATAAAGACCCGCTAAGTGCCTGAATAAAATTATTATCTCCACCAGCTTTTACAGGAAATAGTGAAACTTCCACATTAGTTGGCATCAAAAGTCCAACTACTACAATCAAAGCAATAGGCAGCATTTTTATTATCAATGTAAAGGATTGTAAATTGGCTGCCAACTTAGTTCCTAGCAAATTAAATATAGTTACACTTAAACCTGTTCCTAGTGCTATCGGTATAAGAAAGTCAGTAGATAAATGAAATAAGTGAATAAATTGCGTACTAAAGATAATCGATAATGCTGCAATATTAGCAGGAAAATAAATCACACTTTGCGCCCATCCTAACAAAAAGCCTGGTAACTTACCGTAAGTATACTCGATATACTTAACTGCGCCTCCTGTTTTTGGAATAGCCGTAGCCAATTCAGCACTTGTCAAACCTGCACATAAAGTTAAAATACCACCTAGTACCCAAGCAAAAATTGTTAGGCTTGGTGATTGAGCAAAACTGACCACACTTGCTGTTTTAAAAAAAACACCTGCACCAATAACAGTCCCCATCACTGTTGCAAAAGCACCAAACAGCGAAATTTCCCGCTTTAATCGATTCTCGTTCATACTTCTCCTCATTCTCTCTTTTAAGTTATTTTTCTAGTATAGCTTTTCTGAATTTAAATTCAAGTATTTCATAAATGTTCAGAACAGATTTCCATAAAATAAAAAATACAGATAAAGCCTTTATCAGACCTATCTGTACCATTAACCGAAACTATTCTTTTAAATTTGCCCATAATATGCATTTGTACCATGTTTTCTAAAAAAATGTTTATCTAAAAGATATTGAGGAATTGGCCGGACGGCTTCATTTACAGCTTCCGTTACACATGCCATTTCAGCTATTTCATCTAATACAATACTATTTTCTACAGCTTTTTTAGGGGTTTGCCCCCACGTAAACGGTCCATGACCGTATACTAGTATCCCAGGAACAGCCAGAGGATCAAGAGCTCCATCTTTAAACGTTTCAATAATTACTTTTCCTGTCTCAAATTCATAGGCAGAGGTTACTTCTTCCGATGTTAATTGGCGCGTGCAGGGAACAACACCATAAAAAGTGTCCGCATGAGTAGTGCCGTATGCTGGTATTTCTCTACCTGCTTGTGCCCACATTACGGCATGTTTTGAATGTGTATGTACCACTGAGTTGATTTCCTTAAAGGCTTTGTATAACTCAACATGTGTCGCTAAATCAGACGAAGGCTTCATTCCTTCTTCCAACACATCCCCATTCAAATCAGTTACCACCATATCTTGTGCCTTCATCGTCTGGTAAGGAACACCACTTGGTTTAATTACAATCAACCCTGCTTCTCGATTGATTTCACTAACATTTCCCCAAGTAAGTTTTACTAATCCTGCTTCAGGTAAGGCTAGATTTGCAACAAAAACTCGTTCCTTCATTTCATTAATTAACAATTTATTGATCATTAAATCCCGCCTCCTTCAAGCAAGGAAATAGAAATAACTTTGCGTTTTCAATTTCTTTTTCAGGTGTTTGGCTATTTTCACTCCACATCTCAATTAGGAATGGTCCATTATATTCCAATCGTTTTAAGGTTTTAAGACATCCTAAAAAATCAACACACCCTTCTCCAAACGGAACTTCTTTAAATTTGCCCGAAAACTGGTCTGTTACAGCCAATGTATCTTTTAAATGGATTGCAGAAATCTGGTCAATTCCGATTTCTAACTCGTAGCCAACATCGTTCTCTGGCCATGCTGATAAATTCCCCACATCAGGATATACTTGTAAATAAGGGGAGCGAATTTGTTCTTTGATTTTTAAAAATTTAGAGATAGAATTAATAAATGGATCATCCATAATCTCTATTGATAAAACAATTTCTTTAGCCGCAGCCATCGCAACTGCCTTTTTTAAATTTTCAATAAAATACTCTCTAGATGTTAATGTTTTCTTTTCATAATAAACATCATAACCTGCTAGTTGAATAGTTCGTATCCCTAAGTCCGAAGCTAAATTTATTGCTTTTTCCATTATAACTAATGCTTCTGTTCGTTTATCTTGATCCTCAGATCCAAAGGGGAAACGCCGATGCCCACTTAAACAAATCGATAATATTTTAATCCCAGTCTCATGAATTGCTTCTCTCACTACTTTTCGCTCTTCTTGCGTCCAGTCCAACCTTTGAAGACGTTCATCAGTCTCATCAATAGACATTTCGACAAAATCAAAATCTAATTTTTTTGCCAATAATAAACGCTCTTTCCAAGTTATATTTTTCGGGAGTGCTTTTTCATAAATTCCTATTGTCGTCATCAACCTTACCCCCAAATGCGTTTGATTTCATCCTGAAAATCTTGTGCGGCTTTTTGGGGATCAGCAGAAGCTGTGATGCCACGTCCTGTAATAAAGGTATACACATCAAGATTTTTGAATAATTTCAATGTTTCTACATCTAAACCACCAGTAACGGAAACTCTAAAGCCCATCTCAATTAGCTTTTTCACTTTGGCCAAATCTTTTTCTCCCCATGTTTCACCTGCCAAAAGTGCATCTCTGCTCTGATGATAAATAGCTTGAGTAATGCCTGCATCTAGCCAATTTTGTGCCTGTTCATATGTCCAGTCTCCATATAATTCAACTTGAACTTCTTCCACTTCTTTAGCTGCTGCTTTCATAGTTGGAATCGTTGCACAACAAATGACTGTCATCCAATCTGCTCCAGATTCACGACAATTTTTTGCCACAGTGCCACCTGCATCTGCACATTTAGTATCTGCAACTACTTTTTTATGTGGGTATAATGCCCGAATACAACGAACAGCTTCTGCACCAGCTTGTAAACAAAGGATAGTGCCCACTTCCACAATGTCTACAATGTCACCAACTGTTACTACATCTTTGATTGCACTAGCTAAATCAGAATGATCTAAAGCTACCTGTAAATTAGGTCTACTCATTTATTTCTCTCCCTACCTTTAACTTTCATTAACAGGGTGGAAAAACTATCCACCCTGACTGATTCCTTTTGCTATAATTATTTAAATTTTGCAGCTAATTCAGTTTCTTGTACACGTTCACTAATTTCTTTAGCAGACATGACATTTCTGACACCGACCACTGTTATTCCCTTCTTTTTAGCATCTTCAAACATATTCAAAAAATTCATTGGGCAAAAGACAACATCATATTGTCCTGCCGTACTTTTTCCTTCTGAAATGGCGCAATGATGAATATTCGTAATATTAAACCCTAACTCTTTCAGTGCTTTTTCTACACTTTTTTTCATCATCAAACTTGTTCCTGATCCATTTGCACACGATACTAATACTCTCATTTTAATTTCCTCCTAAATTTAAATATACTCAAGCTGCTTTTGTCATCATTTTTTTAACGTACGCATCATAATCTTCTGCAATCAAAAAGTATCCTTCTGGATTTGCTCGATATTGGAACTGTGGAATTGCTAACAGTAAAATTACTACTAAAGCCACTCCAAAATAACCTAAATATTTCATTAATATTGTCATCACTGGCCAAACAGTCGCCCAGTCAAACATCCCGATATATCCTCCATATTGAGATAACCCGATAAATGCTGCTATCAAAGCAGATCCTAGGACTTGAATCACACCTGAAATAAATGGGAAGATACAGGCCGCTTTAAATCCGCCACGGTTATTTGCATAAACAGCAATTACTGCGTTATCAAAGAATAGTGGAATAAAACCCGCAATAACGATCACAGGAGATTTAAAAAGAATCAATAACCCGATCGTAATAAATTGTCCTAGTGCACCGAATAAAAAGCCTATCGTCACAGCATTTGGGGAACCAAAACCAAACGTTGCCGCGACGTCGATTCCAGGAACTGCCCCTGGTAGTAAGGTATTGGAAATCCCTTGAAATGACTCTGTCAGCTCTGAAACAAATGTTCGAACGCCTAACTGTAAAATCGCCAGATAAACAGCAAAGTATAGTGCTGTCTGTAAAATATAGAAAAAGAAACTTTGTCCTTCCACCATGAAACCTGCTTCAATCAAGTAAGCTGGTCCTAACACAACTAATATGATCCCAAAGAAAAAAAGCATTAGGATTGACGTTGCAACCATATTTTCATTGAAAATCGATAAGAAACCAGGTAATTGGACATCTTCCAATTTTCGATTGTTTTTGTCTTTTTTCATTTTTTCAGATAAACGCGCAAATATATAAACGCCAAACATTTGTTGGTGGGCAATTGCGAATCCTGCACCTTCAGTTAAATCTTGTGTAATATCCACAGTTAGATTCGATCCTACTGCCCAATAGCAGCCTAGAATAAGTCCCATGATCAACAATATTTGAATTTGACCTAAATCAGGAAAACAGAATAATAAAATCCAAAATGCAGTTGCTGCTTGTTGAATTTGAACATTCCCAGTTGTAAAAACAGCCCGCAATTTTGTGTATTTCTTAAAACGAACCAATAAAATATTCATGACAAACGCAATCAATAATAAAATCATCGTATCACTAAATGTTCGTCCAAAAGTTTCTTCTATGCCTGCTGTTACAGCATTTTGACCAAAATAAGGATCGATAACCATTGCATCTAAATCAAAGCGTTCCTTTAGTCCCACTAAAATCGGTCGAAAATTATTGACTAATCCACCTGAACCAACAGTCAAGATCAAATAACCAACAGTAGCCTTTAAAAAACCTGCGATACTTTCATACAATGGTTTTTTAAGTAAAACATACCCTAATAGAACAATAAATCCGATTAAAAATGCTGGCTGTGTCAAAATATTTGCAGCAAAATAATCCCAAATACCCATCAGAAAATCTAATACTTGTGTCATTTACTCCCCTTCTTTCTATCTGTCAAAAGATGCCATTACTTTTTGGTAATCCTCCATCGTCTCTACCGCCATCAATGCATCGATTATTCCATCAGTCATCAACATTTCTGACAGTTTAGAAATATTTTCTACATGCGCCTCACTATCTTTGGCTGCTAATGTAAAAAATAAACGCGCATTTTTCTCAGCATTTCCTTCTTCAAAAACAACATCTTTACTCATTTTTGTAAATGAAATAGCTGTTCCCAAAACACCTTGACTATCTTCTGATGAATGAGGCATAGCAACACCTGGCACAATCACGATATAAGGGCCATATTTTTGAACACATTCAACAATTTCATCCACATATTGTTGCGTTATAATCTCTTTTTCTAATAATGTCTGACAACTAAGTATCACAGCATCTTCCCAATTTGAAGGCGTTTCTTCACAAAATCGAATTAAATCATTATCATAAAAATACTTTAACATTCACTTTCTCCTTTCTTATAAGAATGATGGAAATGGTGTATCGTTATCCGTTGTAAAGACATCATCGAACCCACGATAAAAATTGAATTCAAGTTTGTCTTTATCGTTTGGATACGTGAATTTCCCACCAACTTGCCATATAAACGGCTTAAATTGATAGTTCAAACGATCTTTTTTAAACTTCCATATTTCGGTTATTTCTTTTGGATCTGCCATAAAATTTGCCCAAATATCATAATGAACTGGAATCACAACATTGGCATTCAATGATTCTGCCATTCGTAACATGTCTACTGAGGTGACTTTGTCCGTGATTCCTCGAGGGTTTTCTCCATAAGCTCCTAAGCACACATCGATTTTGTGTTCGTTCCCATGTTTAGCAAACATATTAGAATAATGAGAATCCCCCGCATGATAGATATTGCCGCCACTTGTTTCAAACAAGTAATTGACAGCGATTTCATCCATGTCTTGAGGTAATTTTCCTTTTAGCGTCATTTCTGGATCTTCACAAGTCACCAACGCAGTTCTGTCAAAAGCTTCTAAAGCAACGATATCAACATCTTTGATTGATACACGGTCACCAGGTTTTACAATCGTTGTTTTCGTTTCCGGGATTCCCCATTTCAACCAAGTTTCAACTACTTCTTTTGGTCCGATAAAGCGTGCATTCGGACAATTTTGATGAACCGCTGCTGCCGTATTGATATCTAAATGATCTGAGTGAATATGAGTGACGACCAATGCGTCAACATCTGTCACAGCAAATGGGTCAATGACAAAAGGCTGGGTTCTAAGGTTAGGCTGCATATTTTCGCATCCGCTCATTCGCATCATCTGATGTCCTTTTTTCATCTTTCCGTTACCATGCGATCTTTTCCCTGTTCCACACCATAAATCACATAAGATATTAGTACCTTCATGTGACTTCAACCAAATCCCTGTACATCCTAGCCACCACATAGAAACGGTTCCTTCTTTAACTTCTTCTTGTTCGATTTCTTCATTCAAATACGTTCCCCATTCGGGAAAAGTACTTAAAATCCAGCTCTCTTTTGTTACATCATGAATTGTTGCCATATTGATCCCTCCACATTATCTCAATCTCGATTACACTTTTCATTCTACAATATTTTTAACCGTTTTCAATCCATTTATAAGATCGTTTATTCATTTTTAAGAACGTTTACATCGAAAATGAATTTATTCCCGATCATAACATCTTTTTTTATGTTCATATATATCTTTTTATGATATAGTTTCGTTGAGGTGAGGAATATGAAAAATTTAGCTTGGAAGAGTATTTACTATGGGAAAAAAAGTTTATTGTGGATTGTTTATTTGTTATTTGCTATTTATATCTGCTACCTAGTTACGAGCTCTCAAGCATTGGGCGCAAAAATAATTTTTGGCAGCTTAGGATGTATTGTATTGAGCATTGTTATACTTTTTGAATATTTAAAAAATCTGTATGAAAAAATGATTTATGCTTTGACTGTTGACTGTGATTTAAAAAAAGCGGTTGCTTTAAAACAAAAGCTACAGAAAAAAGATTTGTTTAATGGCTTCAAACAGTCTATTATTATTTTTGACAGCTTATTTTTGTTAGACGAAGGAAGTTATGCAACTTGTTTGGAGCATTTACATAAGAATCAGCATTTCTTCCATTCCACATTGGATTACCTCTTCATTTATTATCATACGCAAATGTATTGCTATTCTTTTTTAAAAGATGAAGAAAATTTAGAAAGTTGTCTAGAAAAGTTGTTTAAATTGAAAAACGCTAAAAAAAAGCAAATGAACAACTTGTTTTCATGGAATGAAATTACAGGAATGAGATACTTCCACCAAAATAGAAATAAAAAATGTTTAAGCGAACTGGATTTGATTGATAAAAACCGATTGAATAACCGAGAGCTGACCTACGTTTTGTATCTAAAAGGCCACTGTTTACTTAAACTAAATGAGACATCGGAAGGTTATCGTTTATTAAAAGAAGCCAAAGCACTAGGAAATACACTTGCAGTTGCTCAACTGAATGAGAGAGGAGGAATTTAAATGAAAAGTTCACACAAAACAATCAAAAATCGTCGAGATAAACTACTGGAATTATTGAAAAAAGAAACAAGTTTATTGGTGAAAGAGATCAGTCTTGAGCTAACAGTTTCAGAAATAACTGTTCGCCGTGATCTGATTGCTTTAGAAAAAATGGGTTTAGTCCAAAGAGAGCACGGGAAAGCTAAGATCGTGCAGAAAACTGGTACAGAAGATTACAATGAAGAAATTGAAGTACTGAAAAATGCGATTGCTAAAAAGGCAGCTGAGTTTGTTAAGGATGGAAATACATTGTTTATCAATACAGGTTCGACAGCGTTATCCTCTTTGAAACACTTAGAAGATAAACGTGTAACGATCGTCACAAATAATGTAAAAGTCGCTAATCTGGATCACAATCCAAACTCAACAGTTATTCTATCTGGGGGCGAAATTCGCTTTCCAAAAGAAGCCTTAGTTGGCGATATTGCTATCGATTCATTTTCGAAAATGTCATCTGATATCTCTATTATCGGCTGTTCCGGTCTTAGTATTGAAAATGGAATCACAACACCTGTCTTACATGAATCAAAAATAAATTCACTGATTATCGAGCGAACAAATGGCTTAGTGATCGTTGTTGCTGATTATCGCAAAATCGGGTTTTCATCTAATTTTACTAGTGGGAATATCAAAGATATCAATTATTTAATTACAGACACATTCGCTTCGCCTGAAGTGATTCGAGAAATAGAAAAACAAGGCGTACAAGTGATTCAAGTTGAAATCTAACATCCAAAGATCGTACCACGAAAGCAACTCTTTTTTCATAATAGTTTTATTCAATAAAACTATTTGGTTTATGATATAATCTAGTCAAAAATAAATTACACCCCTTCTATTTTCTCAAAAATGGATAAGTTCGCTGCGCTTTTAAATTTAAGGAGGATTGGATCATGAGGATCAAACAATTGGATTATATTATAAAAGTTGTTGAATTAGGTTCAGTTAATGAAGCAGCTAAACATCTCTTCATTACTCAGCCTAGCCTTTCAACTGCGATCAAAGAGTTAGAACAAGAAATGAATATTCAGATCTTTCAACGAACACAAAAAGGAATGGTTCTTACAACTGAGGGGACCGAAT
This sequence is a window from Enterococcus sp. 7F3_DIV0205. Protein-coding genes within it:
- the comGF gene encoding competence type IV pilus minor pilin ComGF — protein: MEKRVLQSRKSDLKNNFLGFTLIECLLALFLLSIICLLFSASLKNAAVITKHLKNEGEKEWHIFVIQLENELKHCIYEKTQANKIILKNKKNNKTVWIEHKLGKIVKVENGGYHPLLMGVRQVNFIEEGKSIIVNVTFENNLKVMAKWIITQEHEHE
- the comGE gene encoding competence type IV pilus minor pilin ComGE, whose product is MLKKSNHYKGYILFESLIALSLICVVIGSYISLNTFLLKKNKQSSDQLVLYRVLYEEMKYYENHGGPLIQERYLDHRSYQLRFNKVGNKLIEVEIIDGKESVTIKKE
- the comGD gene encoding competence type IV pilus minor pilin ComGD, whose amino-acid sequence is MNNMKGFTLIESLFVVFICSIFIMLPTLSIRNWQHMLEVEHFLSSFEKKILFTQQMAVVNTMDTQVIFYEHSQQFNFLIPKNTNAMEEKLVEIPTRLKAVGPDKITFKNGSGNNGKLSKFSFLWAEKNQLIEFQFQLGSGRYVKKIKSL
- the comGC gene encoding competence type IV pilus major pilin ComGC is translated as MLVVLLIISVLILLFVPNLSKHKEGVDKKGNDAIVKIVETQIDLYILEKNQTPTVDQLLKEEYITQEQYDKYQESKK
- the comGB gene encoding competence type IV pilus assembly protein ComGB; the encoded protein is MDLSTIKHLRKKKSIKLSKQQQPLLIQLLADLLSNGFTVQESLIFMKKSRSISKITIDYLIAIMEGGESLHNGLAQIGFKTTIITQIEFAQAHGDIAGTLNKIKEHMKIVDKQQQSFYKVISYPVLLLLFLTVVLISIRQILLPQLMTNGMIQTDNLGIRFIQQSPYYILTFLFSLAISTVAFRFYLSKKTFLQRAMFVAKVPFLGNFYKEYNSAFFALEWGKLFSQGLEIKMIIQLMQTTGQQSLMSELAKMIEEQSISGQTFYEQLPNFSFFSPELSLIIQQGQVKGNLGKELILYSELCWQRFFKRMEKMIQWIQPIIFLVVALLVVSIYAAMLLPIYGGMEEFL
- the comGA gene encoding competence type IV pilus ATPase ComGA, with the translated sequence MDIKEFSLKLIEWGVAECIQDIYVLPIENKIQVFARKGKSRIIYKELNEHEGEKLIFHFKFMGSMDVGERRKAQVGAATYAINQKEIRLRLSTVGDFRQRESLVIRFLHVFGNSQENYFLPQQLTIVRRYIRRRGLHLFCGPVGSGKTTLMYKLAKETDQFQQVITIEDPVEIEEETFLQLQTNTKIDLTYDVLIKACLRHRPDILIIGEIRDGLTAQAAIRAALTGHTVFATIHARSITGVYERLAELGVQQREMIECVSGIIYQRLLPFQSTKKEEISGLLIDFIFSNKMTSKWSKDLRKVWAYGFIDNQTFEEEKEH
- a CDS encoding APC family permease, with translation MNENRLKREISLFGAFATVMGTVIGAGVFFKTASVVSFAQSPSLTIFAWVLGGILTLCAGLTSAELATAIPKTGGAVKYIEYTYGKLPGFLLGWAQSVIYFPANIAALSIIFSTQFIHLFHLSTDFLIPIALGTGLSVTIFNLLGTKLAANLQSFTLIIKMLPIALIVVVGLLMPTNVEVSLFPVKAGGDNNFIQALSGSLLATMFAYDGWLGVGAVAGEMKQPEKDLPKAIFFGLTFITIVYVLINFVFLKTLPIEQLSGNLNAASEASNQIFGSMGGKLVTIGILISVYGALNGYTMTGIRVPYALALEEMIPFSQQFQKLSKKYVVPYVSGIFQFSIAAIMMFVGSFDLLTDMLVFVMWLFSLLIFLGVLILRKKEPELSRPYKVPFYPVIPIIAIVGGLFILITTLFTQTLLASIGIGVTLLGIPVYLLNKKMNESKI
- a CDS encoding L-ribulose-5-phosphate 4-epimerase; translated protein: MINKLLINEMKERVFVANLALPEAGLVKLTWGNVSEINREAGLIVIKPSGVPYQTMKAQDMVVTDLNGDVLEEGMKPSSDLATHVELYKAFKEINSVVHTHSKHAVMWAQAGREIPAYGTTHADTFYGVVPCTRQLTSEEVTSAYEFETGKVIIETFKDGALDPLAVPGILVYGHGPFTWGQTPKKAVENSIVLDEIAEMACVTEAVNEAVRPIPQYLLDKHFFRKHGTNAYYGQI
- a CDS encoding L-ribulose-5-phosphate 3-epimerase codes for the protein MTTIGIYEKALPKNITWKERLLLAKKLDFDFVEMSIDETDERLQRLDWTQEERKVVREAIHETGIKILSICLSGHRRFPFGSEDQDKRTEALVIMEKAINLASDLGIRTIQLAGYDVYYEKKTLTSREYFIENLKKAVAMAAAKEIVLSIEIMDDPFINSISKFLKIKEQIRSPYLQVYPDVGNLSAWPENDVGYELEIGIDQISAIHLKDTLAVTDQFSGKFKEVPFGEGCVDFLGCLKTLKRLEYNGPFLIEMWSENSQTPEKEIENAKLFLFPCLKEAGFNDQ